One stretch of Streptomyces peucetius DNA includes these proteins:
- a CDS encoding FKBP-type peptidyl-prolyl cis-trans isomerase: MAISCPANPARLHVSPVCIGCKGSARAWVYVSLNLRTFMRRNATFLILAALLLSGCSSSGSSSVESGGGHRPLPAPTVSVSRQAVPAAVTTDTVLPIVSGEFGRKGTITIPKAEPSGKFVLTTALPGQGREARKNDIVIADYTAKTWKRGTTLPSTYDEGSAPTVFPVGQGAVIPALDRAVLGQRAGSRILVVAPPGAAYGTTGNAQLGVSGTDTVVFAVDITKVIGAKSTVPGQQQDVPEALPQVNADRSAVAIAVPDTTPPKSMVSKALINGSGPPVRAGQTVVFRHAAAVWGTNRGNEEATLFGSSWSQGPTPVVIGRGNLITGLDRALVGAKVGSRMLLVVPPGLAYGDQPQKGIPAKSTLVFVVDILAAA, encoded by the coding sequence ATGGCCATTTCGTGCCCCGCGAACCCCGCCCGCCTGCATGTATCGCCTGTATGTATCGGCTGCAAGGGTTCGGCGAGGGCCTGGGTCTATGTTTCTTTGAATCTAAGGACTTTCATGCGTCGAAACGCAACGTTCCTCATTTTGGCCGCGCTGCTTCTGTCGGGATGCAGCAGCAGTGGCTCCTCATCGGTCGAATCTGGTGGAGGCCACCGGCCGCTGCCCGCACCGACGGTGTCCGTGTCCCGGCAGGCCGTGCCAGCCGCCGTGACGACCGACACGGTACTGCCCATCGTGTCCGGGGAATTCGGGCGGAAAGGCACCATCACCATCCCGAAAGCCGAGCCCAGCGGAAAGTTCGTCCTGACCACCGCCTTGCCGGGCCAAGGCCGGGAAGCCCGTAAGAACGACATCGTGATCGCCGACTACACCGCCAAGACCTGGAAGCGCGGCACGACGCTGCCCAGCACCTACGACGAGGGAAGCGCCCCCACGGTGTTTCCCGTCGGCCAGGGAGCAGTGATTCCCGCCCTGGACCGTGCCGTCCTCGGGCAGCGAGCCGGCAGCCGGATCCTCGTCGTGGCGCCGCCCGGTGCCGCCTACGGCACTACCGGCAACGCCCAGCTCGGCGTCTCGGGCACCGATACCGTCGTCTTCGCCGTCGACATAACGAAAGTCATCGGGGCGAAGTCCACTGTCCCCGGGCAGCAGCAGGACGTGCCTGAGGCGCTGCCCCAGGTGAACGCCGACCGCTCAGCCGTCGCGATCGCCGTGCCCGACACAACCCCGCCAAAGAGCATGGTCTCCAAGGCACTGATCAACGGCTCCGGCCCCCCGGTCAGGGCCGGCCAGACGGTGGTGTTCCGGCACGCCGCTGCGGTGTGGGGCACCAACCGCGGCAACGAGGAGGCCACGCTTTTCGGCTCCTCTTGGTCCCAGGGGCCCACACCCGTCGTCATCGGCCGCGGCAACCTCATCACAGGACTGGATAGGGCCCTGGTCGGGGCGAAGGTAGGCAGCAGGATGCTGCTCGTCGTTCCTCCGGGCCTTGCCTACGGGGACCAGCCCCAAAAGGGGATCCCAGCCAAGTCCACTCTTGTCTTCGTCGTCGACATCCTGGCGGCAGCGTAG
- a CDS encoding IS3 family transposase (programmed frameshift) — protein MVMKFYSLEFKADAVALYLSDPDLTLAGVAEDLGVSRGTLRDWVRAERSRRSELGTTMSTTRKTKEPATVSEPTREELQAEIAALRTELKQVRKQNATLAEERDILRKATKFFRDRDDLVNRCQFIEDHRQTHEVQRLCRLLEVARSSYYKWRDGRDARAEREQADEDLAEKIRAIHTDSDGTYGAPRITAELRDTHGMVINEKKVARVMRKFRITGVRLRKRVRTTVPEPSQTPVPDLFKRDFTAHAPNLKYMGDVTYLPVGDGEHLYLATVLDCFSRRIVGWSIADHMRTDLVADALTMAAATRGSLDGAIFHSDHGAQYGSRQFADLCAELGVIQSMGAVGTSADNAACESFHASLKRETLQGARRFGGPGACRRRVFKWLTRYNIRRRHSANGQLSPVAYEQRSATLTLAA, from the exons ATGGTGATGAAGTTCTACTCGCTGGAGTTCAAGGCGGATGCCGTCGCGCTGTACCTGTCTGATCCGGACCTGACCCTGGCCGGGGTCGCGGAGGACCTGGGCGTGAGCCGGGGCACACTGCGGGACTGGGTGCGGGCCGAGCGGTCCCGCCGCAGCGAGCTGGGCACGACCATGAGCACGACGAGGAAGACCAAGGAGCCGGCCACGGTGAGCGAGCCCACCCGCGAAGAACTACAGGCCGAGATAGCGGCCCTGCGCACCGAGCTGAAGCAGGTGCGCAAGCAGAACGCGACGCTCGCAGAGGAACGCGACATCCTGCGCAAGGCCACGAAGT TTTTTCGCGACCGAGATGACCTGGTGAACCGCTGCCAGTTCATCGAGGACCACCGGCAGACCCACGAGGTCCAGCGGTTGTGCCGACTCCTTGAGGTGGCCCGCTCCAGCTACTACAAGTGGCGAGACGGGCGTGACGCCCGCGCCGAGCGCGAGCAGGCCGACGAGGATCTGGCCGAGAAGATCCGGGCCATCCACACAGACTCCGACGGGACGTATGGCGCCCCGCGGATCACGGCCGAGCTCCGTGACACCCACGGCATGGTGATCAACGAGAAGAAGGTCGCGCGCGTCATGCGCAAGTTCCGCATCACCGGCGTGCGCCTGCGCAAGCGCGTGCGTACGACCGTGCCGGAACCGTCACAGACGCCGGTACCGGACCTGTTCAAGCGGGACTTCACCGCTCACGCGCCGAACTTGAAGTACATGGGCGACGTGACGTACCTGCCGGTCGGCGACGGCGAGCATCTCTATCTCGCGACGGTCCTGGACTGCTTCTCACGCCGGATCGTGGGCTGGTCGATCGCCGATCACATGCGCACCGACCTGGTCGCCGACGCGCTGACGATGGCTGCCGCCACCCGCGGCAGCCTCGATGGCGCCATCTTCCACAGCGATCACGGAGCGCAATACGGATCACGACAATTCGCTGATCTGTGCGCCGAGTTGGGCGTCATCCAATCCATGGGCGCGGTCGGCACCAGCGCGGACAACGCCGCCTGCGAGTCCTTCCACGCCTCCCTGAAACGCGAGACACTCCAAGGCGCCCGCCGCTTCGGCGGGCCCGGCGCCTGCCGGCGCCGCGTCTTCAAATGGCTGACGCGTTACAACATCAGACGCCGTCACTCGGCGAACGGGCAACTCAGCCCCGTCGCCTACGAGCAGCGATCAGCTACTCTGACACTCGCCGCATAA
- a CDS encoding replication initiator, protein MPSHDPTATIPRPEPTTAELAAFTSYRDLPGLVRQLSSLGGCAQPIRLEGHCTEINTATGEILRHLDSTKMPAGHLLVRCGNRRTTRCPSCAELYRQDTFHLMAAGLRGGKSIPEQVAAHPRVFATLTAPSYGPVHGRRSSSSARCGCGRTHAKDDPALGTPLNAERYDYRGAVLWNAHASALWARFMLHLRRTIAAVAGIPQRLLPKVARVSYAKVAEYQRRGLIHFHAVIRLDGPGGGHTPPPAWATPEMLADAVRTAAARSHVDGPEIDGRTYSFGFGKELDVKVIRSAAFQDGTTITEGKVAGYVAKYATKGAEGPSTRKVDTSSCGYAASVRVADRCS, encoded by the coding sequence ATGCCATCGCACGACCCCACCGCCACAATCCCCCGGCCCGAGCCGACCACCGCCGAGCTGGCGGCGTTCACCTCCTACCGGGACCTGCCGGGCCTCGTCCGACAGCTCTCCTCCCTTGGTGGTTGCGCCCAGCCCATCCGGCTCGAAGGCCACTGCACCGAGATCAACACCGCTACCGGCGAGATCCTGCGGCACCTGGACTCTACGAAGATGCCCGCCGGGCACCTCCTGGTCCGCTGCGGCAACCGCCGCACCACCCGCTGCCCCTCCTGCGCCGAGCTGTACCGGCAGGACACGTTCCATCTCATGGCCGCCGGTCTGCGCGGCGGGAAGAGCATCCCTGAGCAAGTTGCTGCCCACCCGAGGGTGTTTGCCACGCTCACCGCCCCGTCGTACGGTCCGGTTCACGGTCGGCGCTCCAGTTCCTCCGCGCGCTGCGGGTGCGGGCGCACCCACGCCAAGGACGACCCGGCCCTCGGCACCCCGCTCAACGCCGAACGGTACGACTACAGGGGCGCGGTCCTGTGGAACGCCCACGCCTCCGCCCTGTGGGCCCGTTTCATGCTCCACCTGCGTCGCACCATCGCCGCCGTAGCCGGAATCCCCCAGCGCCTGCTCCCCAAGGTCGCCCGCGTCTCGTACGCGAAGGTCGCTGAGTACCAGCGACGCGGGCTGATCCACTTCCACGCTGTGATCCGCCTCGACGGTCCCGGAGGCGGCCACACCCCGCCACCCGCGTGGGCCACGCCCGAAATGTTGGCCGATGCCGTCCGCACTGCCGCCGCCCGCTCCCACGTCGACGGGCCTGAGATCGACGGCCGGACCTACTCCTTCGGTTTCGGCAAGGAGCTGGATGTCAAGGTCATCCGGTCCGCCGCCTTCCAGGACGGGACCACCATCACCGAGGGCAAGGTCGCCGGGTACGTGGCGAAGTACGCCACCAAGGGAGCCGAAGGGCCTTCCACCCGGAAAGTGGACACCAGTTCGTGTGGTTATGCGGCGAGTGTCAGAGTAGCTGATCGCTGCTCGTAG
- a CDS encoding FtsK/SpoIIIE domain-containing protein, with product MPTNALSTGLLLIVCLCVLGLLAWAGFCFVRWYRADDETRISLRQARRIRWGWKRLALMLELAVKDATPTVLQHFSPQETPAKPRVLAPRLHTEADPFGVTVTADALPQVGLSAWQDANEGLRDAWGMRRIRISQPKPGVIVARGFRREPLEAVIRSPLLGPDGSPVCRPGQFVSTDDVLLGWDEDGTPIVLNLALSAHALIAGTTRSGKSITVNTLLAYASLMRDVRLIVIDPNLGAVAPWWRTAYKVSDSIHPDEPTEILRWVREEMQRRERLFWSGRTDRITNFSPELPLIVLAIDEVANYTRHPDRKARERFEAELMAIASQGAKFGIRLWLLTQKPSADVLTTAVRTNLSARICHRVDTTEDFLHLFPDGRELDITAADREMPPGVSIASVGDMRTPVRLRSVYLPTEACWQINDLMCADGLQIRELPDHIDLGKAA from the coding sequence ATGCCGACGAACGCGCTCAGCACCGGATTGCTGTTGATTGTCTGCCTCTGTGTGCTGGGCCTGCTCGCCTGGGCCGGATTCTGCTTCGTGCGCTGGTACCGGGCCGACGATGAGACCCGTATCAGCCTTCGTCAGGCGCGGCGGATCCGGTGGGGCTGGAAGCGCCTGGCCCTGATGCTGGAATTGGCGGTCAAGGACGCCACTCCGACGGTGCTCCAGCACTTCAGCCCGCAGGAGACGCCCGCGAAGCCGAGGGTGCTGGCGCCTCGCCTCCACACCGAAGCGGACCCGTTCGGCGTCACCGTCACCGCGGACGCCCTCCCGCAGGTGGGGCTGAGCGCCTGGCAGGACGCGAACGAGGGCTTGCGCGATGCGTGGGGGATGCGGCGCATCCGGATCTCCCAGCCCAAGCCCGGGGTGATCGTGGCGCGCGGGTTCCGGCGCGAACCGCTGGAGGCCGTGATCCGCTCACCGCTGCTCGGCCCCGACGGGTCCCCGGTCTGCCGTCCGGGGCAGTTCGTCTCCACGGATGACGTGTTGCTGGGGTGGGACGAGGACGGTACCCCCATCGTGCTCAACCTCGCCCTCTCCGCACACGCCCTGATCGCCGGGACCACCCGCTCGGGCAAGTCGATCACCGTGAACACCCTGCTCGCCTACGCGTCCCTGATGCGGGACGTACGCCTGATCGTCATCGACCCCAACCTCGGGGCGGTCGCCCCCTGGTGGCGTACCGCTTACAAGGTCTCCGACTCGATCCACCCGGACGAGCCGACGGAGATCCTGCGCTGGGTGCGGGAGGAGATGCAGCGGCGGGAGCGGCTGTTCTGGTCCGGCCGTACCGACCGCATCACCAACTTCAGCCCCGAACTGCCTCTGATCGTCTTGGCAATCGACGAAGTGGCGAACTACACCCGGCACCCGGACCGCAAGGCCCGCGAGCGCTTCGAGGCCGAACTGATGGCCATCGCCAGCCAGGGCGCCAAGTTCGGAATCCGGCTCTGGCTCCTCACCCAGAAGCCCTCCGCCGACGTACTGACCACCGCCGTACGCACCAACCTGTCCGCCCGGATCTGCCACCGCGTCGACACCACGGAGGACTTCCTGCACCTCTTCCCGGACGGCCGGGAACTCGACATCACCGCCGCCGACCGGGAAATGCCGCCCGGTGTCTCGATCGCCTCCGTTGGCGACATGCGCACCCCCGTCCGGCTCCGCTCCGTCTACCTGCCCACCGAAGCCTGCTGGCAGATCAACGATCTGATGTGCGCCGACGGACTCCAGATCCGCGAACTCCCCGACCACATCGACCTCGGCAAGGCCGCGTGA
- a CDS encoding GntR family transcriptional regulator, protein MTFERIADDLRQQIREEKLRPGQLLPTQSQLMQEYKASSLTVQKAIRLLRNEGWVIARQGRGTFVTRSADFEEAFENVASDLQQQIYTGTLAPGAKLPAREVLADHYSVPLNVVTNAIALLAGNFLLRYTGEVPGEDVYVRDWDDHGFATQLIHGRLVRKIRDGSLSRGSTVTVNEVVDTIGGDAEAADQALTFLALEGRVKKVHRTSGSRQESAYVIVGGEFGTELPVTVEPVDEESDTPAREFPSTAGLAELAYKLERALEQIDELQERVDRLERGQPSGAEAG, encoded by the coding sequence TTGACGTTCGAGCGCATCGCGGACGACCTGCGGCAGCAGATCCGGGAGGAGAAGCTGCGGCCGGGTCAGCTGCTGCCGACCCAGAGCCAGCTCATGCAGGAGTACAAGGCGTCGAGCCTGACCGTGCAGAAGGCGATCCGGCTCCTACGCAACGAAGGCTGGGTCATCGCCCGCCAGGGGCGCGGCACGTTCGTCACGCGGTCGGCCGACTTCGAGGAAGCCTTCGAGAACGTCGCCAGCGATCTCCAGCAGCAGATCTACACCGGCACGCTGGCACCCGGAGCCAAACTTCCCGCCCGCGAGGTCCTGGCCGACCACTACTCGGTGCCCCTCAACGTCGTCACCAACGCCATCGCCCTCTTGGCCGGCAACTTCCTCCTGCGCTACACGGGCGAGGTGCCCGGCGAGGACGTCTACGTACGGGACTGGGACGACCACGGCTTCGCCACGCAGCTCATCCACGGCCGGCTGGTCAGGAAGATCCGGGACGGATCACTGTCCAGGGGCTCAACGGTCACCGTGAACGAAGTGGTCGACACGATCGGCGGCGACGCAGAAGCCGCGGATCAGGCCCTGACCTTCCTCGCCCTAGAGGGCCGGGTCAAGAAGGTCCACCGGACGAGCGGGTCACGCCAGGAGAGTGCGTACGTCATCGTGGGCGGCGAGTTCGGGACCGAGCTGCCCGTCACCGTGGAACCGGTGGACGAGGAGTCCGACACCCCGGCCAGGGAGTTCCCTTCCACTGCCGGGCTCGCAGAGCTGGCCTACAAACTGGAACGCGCCCTAGAGCAGATCGACGAACTCCAAGAGCGCGTCGATCGCCTGGAGCGCGGCCAGCCCTCGGGTGCCGAGGCGGGCTGA
- a CDS encoding helix-turn-helix domain-containing protein — MPPHTAEHTGARIAHTRKVRRLTQRELADLSHVSYSTLTKVEQGALPASPSVIGALARALSVPVTELTGQPYLTELRQDQLDGLINPIREALNIYDLGPDPDVNPRPVQELEEHAETLCALVRATNIKQVAADLPGLIHEATTMAHTALTDRHWRLLANTYRTAYDVTTKLGFPDLCAVALDRMDWAAQRASDPVLGGMRQYLRALAYLRASDYRTGKRLVTLGMAALEQAEAGRVLDVVTGQMHLGAAVLAGREKNREAAEAHLGEAQRIAERTGPAEKVHWLSFGPTNVSVHRVSVLAELDLYPEAVQAAEDTAIPDGWPPSRVAHHQVEVARAQMWTGRTDSAFKSLLAARKLAPQQTRYHPTARETYAGLESARRRMPDSFNSYGSWLGM; from the coding sequence ATGCCCCCGCACACTGCCGAGCACACGGGCGCACGCATCGCGCACACGCGCAAAGTTCGCCGATTGACGCAACGTGAGCTGGCCGATCTCTCCCATGTCTCGTACAGCACGCTGACCAAGGTGGAGCAGGGCGCCTTGCCCGCGAGCCCTTCCGTGATCGGCGCGTTGGCCCGCGCTCTCTCAGTCCCGGTGACCGAGCTGACCGGGCAGCCCTACCTGACGGAGCTGCGCCAGGATCAATTGGACGGGCTGATCAACCCGATCCGCGAGGCTCTGAACATCTACGATCTCGGCCCCGACCCGGACGTGAATCCGCGCCCTGTGCAGGAACTGGAGGAACACGCCGAGACACTGTGCGCGCTGGTCCGCGCGACGAACATCAAGCAGGTCGCCGCAGACCTCCCTGGCCTGATCCACGAGGCCACCACGATGGCGCACACGGCCCTGACTGACCGACACTGGCGCTTGCTCGCCAATACATACCGCACGGCGTACGACGTGACGACGAAGCTCGGGTTCCCCGACCTGTGCGCGGTGGCACTGGATCGGATGGACTGGGCCGCGCAGCGCGCCTCAGACCCGGTGCTGGGTGGCATGCGTCAGTACCTGCGGGCGCTGGCGTATCTGCGGGCGAGCGATTACCGCACGGGCAAGCGGCTGGTCACTTTGGGAATGGCCGCGCTGGAGCAGGCCGAGGCCGGGCGCGTCCTCGATGTCGTCACCGGGCAGATGCACTTGGGTGCGGCTGTGCTTGCGGGCCGGGAGAAGAACCGGGAGGCGGCCGAGGCACATCTCGGCGAGGCGCAGCGCATTGCCGAGCGGACCGGACCGGCGGAGAAGGTCCACTGGCTGTCGTTCGGACCGACCAATGTCAGCGTGCACCGAGTGAGCGTGCTGGCGGAACTCGACCTGTACCCCGAAGCCGTGCAGGCTGCCGAGGACACCGCAATCCCAGATGGGTGGCCGCCGTCCCGGGTCGCGCATCACCAGGTTGAGGTGGCCCGGGCGCAGATGTGGACCGGCCGGACCGACTCGGCGTTCAAGAGCCTGTTGGCAGCACGCAAGCTCGCGCCTCAGCAGACGCGGTATCACCCCACGGCGCGCGAGACGTATGCCGGGCTGGAATCAGCGAGACGCAGGATGCCGGACAGCTTCAACAGCTACGGCTCGTGGCTCGGAATGTGA
- a CDS encoding protein kinase family protein codes for MSRGARLAAHGAVSTSLALRNDRSLREFVDAGAPLGSGIGGKTVLLEVEGIQVFVKQVRLTALERRPEHVHSTANLFGLPAFCHYGIGTIGAPGFGAWRELAAHTMTTNWVIAGDHEGFPLMYHWRVIPDSGQPLPEELADVDRAVAYWGDGPAVRRRIEALQQSTASLVLFLEYIPQNLHDWLGVQIGAGDEAAERACAMVDDELKAGIAFMNDRGLLHFDAHFENILTDGHRLFFTDYGLAVSSRFDRTQDEADFFDQHRTYDQCYAVTHLVNWLAVALYGYTPEERKTFVNTCAQGMPPQGVPSSIASLLVRYAPVAAVMGNFYREFQQESRAAPHPLATICRMERST; via the coding sequence ATGTCGCGCGGTGCTCGTCTGGCCGCACACGGCGCCGTTTCCACATCGTTGGCGCTGCGCAATGACCGCAGTCTGCGCGAGTTCGTGGACGCCGGCGCACCGCTGGGGTCGGGCATCGGCGGGAAGACGGTCCTGCTGGAGGTCGAGGGAATCCAGGTCTTCGTCAAGCAGGTACGGCTGACCGCTCTGGAGCGACGGCCGGAGCATGTTCACTCCACCGCGAATCTGTTCGGCCTCCCGGCCTTCTGTCACTACGGCATCGGTACCATCGGCGCCCCGGGGTTCGGGGCCTGGCGGGAGCTGGCCGCGCACACCATGACGACGAACTGGGTGATCGCCGGAGACCACGAGGGCTTTCCCTTGATGTACCACTGGCGGGTGATACCAGACTCTGGCCAGCCGCTTCCCGAGGAACTGGCCGATGTGGACCGAGCGGTCGCATACTGGGGAGACGGACCAGCGGTACGCCGACGGATCGAAGCTCTCCAGCAGTCCACGGCAAGCCTCGTGCTGTTCCTGGAGTACATCCCGCAGAACCTGCACGACTGGCTGGGCGTCCAGATCGGGGCCGGCGACGAGGCGGCCGAGCGGGCCTGCGCCATGGTCGATGACGAGCTGAAAGCCGGAATCGCGTTCATGAACGACCGCGGGCTTCTGCACTTCGACGCCCACTTTGAGAACATCCTCACCGACGGCCACCGGCTCTTCTTCACCGACTACGGCCTCGCGGTCTCCTCACGCTTCGACCGCACACAGGACGAGGCCGACTTCTTCGACCAGCACCGCACCTACGACCAGTGCTACGCCGTCACCCACCTGGTGAACTGGCTGGCCGTCGCTCTCTACGGGTACACACCGGAAGAACGCAAGACGTTTGTGAATACGTGCGCCCAAGGGATGCCCCCGCAGGGGGTTCCCTCGTCGATCGCGTCGCTCCTTGTCCGTTACGCACCGGTCGCCGCGGTGATGGGCAACTTCTATCGCGAGTTTCAGCAAGAGAGCCGAGCAGCTCCCCATCCGCTGGCAACGATCTGTCGGATGGAGCGAAGTACGTGA
- a CDS encoding transposase family protein, with translation MIVLAVLRHDQRLADMAGGNNVSESTVRRWRDELITLLAAQAPRLDRALKKVVKWGGEVVLIDGTLIRTQRRTGKADRRNYSGKHRNHGLHFLALTDEGGRLIWISAARPGRTHDIAAARHDHVVAHLRAVGLGALADLGFRGLDNDVLDPVIVTGFMASRTHKLTPGQKDANQVLATGRTPVEHGFAHLKNWRVLTKLRTDPARATHLLRALLVLTNLEVNR, from the coding sequence GTGATCGTCTTGGCCGTGCTGCGGCACGACCAGCGCTTGGCCGACATGGCCGGCGGCAACAACGTGTCCGAGTCCACCGTCCGCCGCTGGCGCGACGAACTGATCACCCTGCTCGCCGCGCAGGCCCCACGACTGGACCGCGCCCTGAAGAAGGTCGTCAAATGGGGCGGGGAGGTTGTCCTGATCGACGGCACCCTCATCCGCACCCAGCGTCGCACCGGCAAGGCAGACCGGCGGAACTACTCCGGCAAACACCGTAACCACGGCCTGCACTTCCTCGCCCTGACCGACGAGGGAGGCCGCCTGATCTGGATATCCGCCGCCCGCCCCGGCCGCACTCACGACATCGCCGCCGCCCGCCACGACCACGTCGTGGCCCACCTGCGAGCCGTCGGCCTCGGTGCCCTCGCGGACCTCGGATTCCGCGGACTGGACAACGACGTGCTCGACCCTGTGATCGTCACCGGCTTCATGGCCAGCCGCACCCACAAGCTCACTCCCGGCCAGAAGGACGCCAATCAGGTCCTCGCCACGGGACGCACACCGGTCGAACACGGATTCGCTCACCTCAAGAACTGGCGGGTGCTCACCAAACTCCGTACCGATCCTGCCCGTGCCACCCACCTCCTGAGGGCGCTGCTCGTGTTGACGAACCTCGAAGTCAACCGCTGA
- a CDS encoding helix-turn-helix domain-containing protein, whose product MAPQGTGTAVRGRRGLLMTSPPPTVLHPAGPALELLTVPQVMARLQLGRSAVYDLLRSGQLSSITLGRARRIPTHALTDFIRTRLEQEAA is encoded by the coding sequence ATGGCACCGCAAGGAACTGGAACGGCAGTTCGCGGCCGAAGGGGGCTTCTGATGACCTCACCCCCGCCCACCGTCCTCCACCCTGCGGGCCCGGCGCTGGAGTTGCTGACGGTGCCCCAGGTCATGGCCCGACTCCAGCTCGGCCGCTCCGCCGTCTACGACCTCCTCCGCTCAGGCCAACTCTCCTCGATCACCCTCGGCCGCGCCCGCCGCATCCCCACCCATGCACTCACCGACTTCATCCGCACCCGCCTCGAACAGGAAGCCGCCTGA